A genomic segment from Diospyros lotus cultivar Yz01 chromosome 5, ASM1463336v1, whole genome shotgun sequence encodes:
- the LOC127801066 gene encoding probable amidase At4g34880, with protein MKFLISLLLLILGLVNKINGQDEFVVQEATIDGIQRALSENRLTSRQLVDFYLDQIETVNPVLRGVIEVNPEARDIADAADRDRERRNRDRRPVEKLHGIPVLLKDSIATKDKLNTTVGSYALLGSEVARDATVVERLRKAGAIIMGKASANEWYGLRSIDIPDGWCARSGQGRNPYVLSGSPCGSSSGSAISVAANMVTVSLGTETDGSILCPADCNSVVGIKPTVGLTSRAGVIPISPRQDTVGPISRTVSDAVYVLDTIAGFDPRDFEATKEAAKFIPKGGYKQFLNKDGLKGKRLGVVRNPFLAHLNKSTAVPTFEHHLNTLRQSGATVVDDLEIANVDVILDPYQSGEEVVLLAEFKLALNDYLKELITSPVRSLSDVIAFNDNNPDLEDTREYGQEVLIAAEMTNGIGEEERQAIEMLQNLSQEGIEKLMNENELDAVLTPGWEVSPVLAIGGYPAISVPAGYDSDGMPFGICFGGLKGSEPQLIEIAYAFEQATMVRRPPPRFSCPSPFLEKLSKVV; from the exons ATGAAGTTCTTgatctctcttcttctcctgaTCTTAGGGTTGGTCAACAAAATCAACGGCCAGGATGAGTTCGTGGTTCAGGAAGCCACAATCGACGGCATCCAACGCGCCTTATCCGAGAACAGGCTCACCTCCCGGCAACTCGTCGACTTCTACTTGGACCAGATCGAAACCGTAAATCCGGTGCTCCGCGGCGTGATAGAGGTGAATCCGGAGGCGCGCGATATTGCGGACGCCGCCGACCGGGACAGGGAGAGGAGAAACCGGGACCGGCGGCCGGTGGAGAAGCTTCACGGCATCCCGGTGCTGCTCAAGGACAGCATAGCTACGAAGGACAAACTCAACACCACCGTCGGATCGTACGCGTTGCTCGGATCCGAGGTCGCTCGCGATGCGACGGTGGTGGAGAGGTTGAGGAAAGCCGGCGCCATAATCATGGGCAAAGCCAGTGCTAATGAGTGGTATGGCCTTCGGTCGATCGACATTCCTGATGGTTGGTGTGCCAGAAGTGGCCAGGGCCGG AATCCTTACGTGCTATCGGGGAGTCCATGTGGTTCCAGCAGCGGATCAGCTATATCAGTAGCTGCAAATATGGTGACAGTATCACTGGGGACTGAGACTGATGGCTCCATCTTATGTCCTGCCGATTGCAACTCTGTTGTAGGAATCAAACCCACTGTTGGACTCACCAGCCGGGCTGGCGTTATTCCCATTTCACCTCGACAGGACACAGTTGG GCCCATATCTAGGACAGTATCAGATGCAGTTTATGTGCTCGACACAATTGCTGGCTTTGATCCAAGAGATTTTGAGGCAACAAAAGAGGCAGCCAAGTTCATACCCAAAGGGGGTTATAAACAATTCCTGAACAAGGATGGACTCAAAGGAAAGAGGTTGGGTGTGGTGAGGAATCCTTTTTTGGCCCATCTGAATAAATCCACAGCTGTTCCAACCTTTGAGCATCATCTAAACACATTAAG GCAAAGTGGTGCAACCGTAGTGGATGATCTGGAGATTGCAAATGTTGATGTCATTTTGGATCCATATCAAAGTGGTGAAGAAGTGGTTCTTCTAGCCGAGTTCAAGCTGGCCTTAAATGATTATCTGAAAGAGCTAATCACATCGCCGGTGCGATCACTATCCGATGTCATTGCCTTCAACGACAATAACCCCGACCTG GAGGACACGAGAGAATATGGTCAAGAGGTCCTTATAGCTGCAGAAATGACGAATGGGATCGGTGAAGAAGAGAGGCAGGCAATAGAGATGTTGCAGAATCTGTCACAGGAAGGCATCGAGAAACTAATGAATGAAAATGAGTTAGATGCAGTGTTGACGCCGGGGTGGGAGGTTTCCCCTGTGCTGGCCATCGGAGGGTACCCGGCAATATCAGTTCCGGCCGGATACGACAGCGATGGAATGCCATTTGGGATCTGTTTTGGAGGTTTGAAGGGCTCAGAGCCGCAGCTGATTGAGATTGCCTACGCTTTTGAACAGGCCACCATGGTTCGAAGGCCTCCTCCTCGCTTTTCCTGTCCCTCACCATTTTTGGAAAAGCTTTCAAAGGTCGTTTGA
- the LOC127802085 gene encoding uncharacterized protein LOC127802085 yields the protein MDWPFCSKLLLAAFLLAAAAIHGVRADAMVTGTVFCDQCKDGRISLFDYPLHGMKVAVTCADSNGEYTVWREETTNWFGNYAMRFEGTPDLSGCYARVSGGGGGCGAVGGPARSLRLMFRMFDMEMFTVDPLLSEPAQPMSFCPGSYKPAPPPLITPAPPPPLANPSPLPPLPPAPPLPQLPPMPFLEASACPHWNWTMPEYRCYWKVVTPDMKVAVVFGLIAARRFGTDMTLWQGIQGRGDPYRTLLREATTALLNSYNSLQFGYHPLGVIQDMNLALMGSVRRVLFTALGFRRANSGYGRAPCRFNPCK from the exons ATGGATTGGCCCTTCTGCTCGAAGCTCCTCCTCGCAGCCTTTCTGCTTGCTGCTGCCGCCATTCATGGAGTCCGGGCAGATGCCATGGTCACTGGCACCGTCTTCTGTGACCAGTGCAAAGACGGCCGAATCTCGCTCTTCGATTACCCCCTCCATG GGATGAAAGTTGCGGTCACCTGCGCGGACAGTAATGGGGAGTACACGGTGTGGAGAGAAGAGACGACGAATTGGTTCGGGAACTACGCCATGAGGTTCGAGGGGACGCCGGACTTGAGTGGTTGCTATGCCCGGGTTTCCGGAGGCGGCGGCGGTTGTGGGGCGGTGGGCGGTCCGGCCAGGAGCCTGAGGCTCATGTTCAGGATGTTTGATATGGAAATGTTCACTGTGGATCCACTGCTTTCTGAGCCTGCTCAGCCTATGTCCTTCTGCCCGGGTTCATACAAGCCGGCTCCTCCGCCTCTAATCACCCCCGCGCCGCCACCTCCCCTGGCCAACCCCTCCCCGTTACCACCACTTCCACCGGCTCCGCCACTGCCCCAGTTGCCTCCTATGCCATTCTTGGAAGCTTCTGCCTGTCCACACTG GAATTGGACAATGCCGGAGTACAGATGCTACTGGAAGGTGGTCACCCCGGACATGAAAGTGGCCGTGGTTTTTGGGCTGATCGCGGCCCGGAGATTCGGCACCGACATGACCTTATGGCAGGGCATTCAAGGCAGAGGGGACCCTTACAGAACGCTGCTGAGGGAAGCCACAACTGCACTTCTCAACTCGTACAACAGCTTGCAATTTGGATACCATCCCCTTGGAGTGATCCAAGACATGAACCTGGCGTTAATGGGATCGGTCCGGCGAGTTCTGTTCACCGCTCTGGGCTTCCGGCGGGCTAATTCCGGCTATGGCAGAGCCCCCTGCAGATTCAACCCTTGCAAGTGA
- the LOC127801128 gene encoding uncharacterized protein LOC127801128, with protein sequence MSLRIKAVVDKFVQELKEALDADMQDRMMKEREMQSYIQEREREVAEREAAWKAELSRREAEIARQEARLKMERENLEKEKSVLMGTASNQDNQDGALEITVSGEKYRCLRFAKAKK encoded by the exons ATGTCACTGCGAATCAAGGCCGTGGTGGACAAGTTTGTGCAGGAGCTGAAGGAAGCACTGGATGCTGACATGCAGGACAGGATGATGAAGGAGAGGGAGATGCAGAGCTACATCCAGGAGCGCGAACGCGAAGTTGCGGAGCGCGAGGCGGCCTGGAAGGCCGAGCTCTCTCGTCGCGAG GCAGAAATCGCTCGTCAAGAAGCAAGACTCAAGATGGAGCGAGAAAACCTGGAGAAAGAGAAAAGTGTGCTAATGGGAACTGCATCTAATCAAGATAACCAGGATGGAGCTCTGGAAATCACGGTTAGTGGAGAAAAATATCGATGCCTGAGGTTTGCCAAGGCAAAGAAATAA